The following DNA comes from Mycobacteriales bacterium.
CCACGCCCTCGAACAGGCGGATTCCGGAGCCGAACAGCACGGGTGAGAGCGCGATCGAGAACTCGTCGATCAGGCCGGCGTTCACGTACTCCAGGATCGTCGCGCCGCCGCCCGCGATGCGGACGTCCCGGTCGCCGGCGGCCTCGCGGGCCTGGTCGAGCGCGGTCTCGATGCCGTCGTTGACGAAGTGGAAGGTGGTCGCGCCCGGCCGCTCCCAGGGGTCACGCTTCTCGTGCGTCACGACGAAGACCGGCGTGTGGAACGGCGCCTCCTCCGGCCACGCTTGCTCGCCGGCGTCGAACATGCGCTTGCCCATCACGCACGCGCCGGTGCGCTCGAACGTCTCTCGCACGATGTCGTTGTCGCGCCCTTCCTCGCCACCGTCCCCGAGCTTCAGGTTCTCCCGGAAGAACCGTTGCGGGAATATCCACTGCTGCAGTTCCATCCACTGCTGCCCCATCAGGTCCTCGAGGGAGGCGGGCGCGATGAACCCGTCCAGCGACATCGACACGCTGAAGAACACCTTCCCGGCCATCAGCCCTCCGCTCCCTTCCGAACGATCTCGGTGACGTAGGCAGCGAGGTTGCTCAGGGTTTGGTGGCCGCCGTCGATCGCGTGGTAGTTCTGGACCGCCTCGTCGCGCAATTCCTTGGTGGGGAACAGCGTGCGCATCTCGATCCGGGTCGCCGCACCGTCGGGCTCGAACGTCACGACCGACTCGAAGGCGTTCGGGTCGCCGCGGAACTCACCGTGGAGCAGCGCGATCCGCCCCGGCGGTGCGATCTCGGTCCAGGAGATCCACTCGGTGTAGTCCGTCCCGTCCGGTCCGTGCATCACGAAGTCCCACACCCCGCCGACGCGGAACTCGAACGACTGCGTGGTCGTGGTGAACCCGT
Coding sequences within:
- a CDS encoding dihydrofolate reductase family protein; translation: MAGKVFFSVSMSLDGFIAPASLEDLMGQQWMELQQWIFPQRFFRENLKLGDGGEEGRDNDIVRETFERTGACVMGKRMFDAGEQAWPEEAPFHTPVFVVTHEKRDPWERPGATTFHFVNDGIETALDQAREAAGDRDVRIAGGGATILEYVNAGLIDEFSIALSPVLFGSGIRLFEGVDAGRVALEPVRAEPTQRVTHLTYAVRER
- a CDS encoding SRPBCC family protein, whose protein sequence is MSATGRGAPAQSATADREIVISRVIDAPRELVFEAFTEVWHLSRWWGPDGFTTTTQSFEFRVGGVWDFVMHGPDGTDYTEWISWTEIAPPGRIALLHGEFRGDPNAFESVVTFEPDGAATRIEMRTLFPTKELRDEAVQNYHAIDGGHQTLSNLAAYVTEIVRKGAEG